cagaagataatacttttttcaaacgtttgtgcagGCTTGATGGAAAGATCCTGACAGAATCTTGCAGCAGGAATCTTGCAGAAGTACTCAGGAAAAACCAGAGTTTGAGAGAATTAACGCTGTTCCTCAATAacctagatgacaaaataatggaagtgctgtgtgatgGGCTCAAGAAACCAGAATGTACAGTAGAGACACTACAGTAAGTGgcagttatttttcctttctgtttGCTCTGCGGAATCATCCTTTGGCAATTAATACTCAGGAAATGTATTCAGGGAGAGGATTTGCCACACATAATTACATTTCCTTTAGTGCCTATAAAACACATTCCATGGTTTTGTCcatggatattctcagtcatgcaggttatggttgtcccaaaagtgctttcccctcccctcccaaaatgTAACTgcactttgttttttcccttgaatacATTTCACTGCCATACATTCCTTTAATTCCTTAGATAATAAATTGCATGCTTGTATATGCATGCTTGCATAGATCATTGTTATTTTTCCTAAGATAATCAATTGTatacttgtatttgcatgcttgtatagatgattgttatttttcctccttttctgcagGCTTAGTGAAGGGGTCATCACCAAATCTAGCAGTAGGCATCTTGCAGAAGTTATCAGGAAAAAACAGAGATTGAAAACGTTATACTTGTATCTCAACAATGACgataacgaagcaatggaagtgctgtgtgagGGCCTCAAACATCCAGAGTGTAATGTAAAGACACTAGAGTAAGTAATGTTTTTCCTCTTTCAGTTTGATCTGCACAACTGTTCTTGACCATTAATATTCTGGGAATATATCAGGGGGAGGCAGGTCAGTTGCCATTCAGAAAAACATTCACTTCATTCTCACTAAGAATATATTCCAGGCTtgttggtctagaattgatatggtctGGGCCCCTACCCATAcaatggaacaaattagtaaaatagaagtggagacaaatacttgggcagatcacaaccctttatctatatattggaaagggaaaaggaaaacaaataattgggcaatgaatagaactataataaaagacccacagtacaaaaaatggatagaaaaagaattagagctttttaaaaaaataaataaaaatactgatactacccctcaaaatctatgggatacaactaaagcatatatacgtgggttaacaataaagttgaatttaagtattttttaaaatgtactctttttctgtattgaaattttacttctagaataagcggggtagatacaaccccatttttatgttaaatgtatgtttgtcagttttgtctattttaaaaaattaataaaaatatattgaaaaaaaccccaatatcatttgtagcaaaaaataaaaatagaggaaaaaatacGATGAAAAATTACTAGGAGAACTTAAAAGACTAGAaatgttaatgcaaaaagaggacaagGGTGACAAGCTAAAAAATcggagagaattaata
This genomic window from Erythrolamprus reginae isolate rEryReg1 chromosome 1, rEryReg1.hap1, whole genome shotgun sequence contains:
- the LOC139163506 gene encoding ribonuclease inhibitor-like, with amino-acid sequence MLCLLDGKILTESCSRNLAEVLRKNQSLRELTLFLNNLDDKIMEVLCDGLKKPECTVETLQLSEGVITKSSSRHLAEVIRKKQRLKTLYLYLNNDDNEAMEVLCEGLKHPECNVKTLDLAGEILTESCSRKLAEVLRKNQSLRELTLFLNNLDDKIMEVLCDGLKQAECTIETLKLNGKIYCMIRKTDGHESHC